A segment of the Bacillus pseudomycoides genome:
GCAGCTGAACAAACTTGCCCAGCATTGTGGAAAATACCAAACATCGCATTCTCGATTGCAGTTTCAAAATCCACATCGTCGAACACAATAAGTGGAGATTTACCACCCAGTTCAAGTGTGATTTTTTTCATATTACCCGCTGCTGCGCGCATAATGCTTTGGCCTGTTTTTGTTCCACCAGTAAAGGCAATCTTGTCAACATCATGGCTCTCGGCAAGCTCATTCCCAACCTTTGATCCAGGTCCCAATACCAAGTTCGCCACTCCGTCCGGAAGTCCAATCTCTTCGATAATTTCAAATAATTTGAATACGCTTACAGGAGTGACCTCAGCAGGCTTAATTACAATTGTATTCCCTGCGGCGAGTGCAGGAGCAATTTGCCAAACAGCTAACATAAGCGGGAAGTTCCAAGGCACAATAAGTCCACAAACACCAATCGGTTCATGAATAATAATTGTTTCCGAAGAATCAGCACGAGTGTAAGATTCCTTTTTCATGCCTTTGATCAAGTCAGCATAATAGCGGAAGCATTGAATCGATACCGGAATATCCACATAAGTGGTTGCACGAATAACCTTACCGTTATTTGCAGTTTCCAAACGTGCAATTTCAGCTGCCTTCTCTTCAAGACGGTCTGCAATCTTATAGAGATAGTCAGCTCTTTCATCAGCCGATAAATTCGACCAGATTCCGCTGTCAAACGCTTTACGAGCCGCCTTGATTGCTATCTTCGCATCGTCTGCTGATCCATAAGCAGACAATGCGATTACCTCTCCGGTTGCCGGATTGATAATGTTTCGTCTAGCACCGGATAACGCTTCTACCCATTTCCCGTCAATGAACATGTTAATTTTCATAAACAACTCTCCTTTACGCAATAATATCTAACAGTTTGAAACCAATATGCGCTAGATTTACCAGCATAGTTTTCTGATTATAGAACGGGAATGATTTGAGGCGTTCCTTTTCAAATCGATATCCACCTGCACTCCCCGTAACGATCCATTGTGCCAATAACTTACCAAACAATGTCGAGAGAGAAGCGCCGTGGCCCGTATAACCCGTTGCGAAATATGCGCCTTCTTTGGATCTGCCGATAACCGGAAACGTATCAATTGTAACCCCGATAAATCCGCCCCAACGGAAATCAATCTTGCTTCCTGCCAGTTTTGGCATTATTTTAACCATGGCATCGTAAACACTTTGATAAACAGCATCGCCTAAGTTTGGACGAACATCGCCACCACCAAATACGATCCGATTATCTGGTGTACGTCGGAAATAGTAAAGGAAACTGCTTGTATCAAAAACCATGCGATCTTTAGGAATGACGGTACTCACCAGTGATTCTGGAAGCTGTTCAGTAGCAATAATACGTGCCGAAATTGGCAGTACGCCTTTGTTCAGTTCATTC
Coding sequences within it:
- a CDS encoding aldehyde dehydrogenase family protein — its product is MKINMFIDGKWVEALSGARRNIINPATGEVIALSAYGSADDAKIAIKAARKAFDSGIWSNLSADERADYLYKIADRLEEKAAEIARLETANNGKVIRATTYVDIPVSIQCFRYYADLIKGMKKESYTRADSSETIIIHEPIGVCGLIVPWNFPLMLAVWQIAPALAAGNTIVIKPAEVTPVSVFKLFEIIEEIGLPDGVANLVLGPGSKVGNELAESHDVDKIAFTGGTKTGQSIMRAAAGNMKKITLELGGKSPLIVFDDVDFETAIENAMFGIFHNAGQVCSAASRLLVQETIYDKFVERLADRASKIVVGNGESENIEMGALTNEPHMNEVLHYIKSGIEEDAKLVCGGKRLTENGLDRGFFIAPTIFADVNANMRIVKEEIFGPVLVVQKFKDEEDAIQKANDSIYGLAGAVFTEDMDRAKRVISKLRAGITWINSYHLAYVEGPWGGYKQSGIGRALGAVGLEHFMETKQINIHQYAKPVDWYAN